One part of the Lotus japonicus ecotype B-129 chromosome 2, LjGifu_v1.2 genome encodes these proteins:
- the LOC130738998 gene encoding probable xyloglucan endotransglucosylase/hydrolase protein 26, which translates to MCVNMANSDKMLVALFLFAIASSTIFVNADFSKSMYITWGAQHAIMQGDDLQLVLDQTSGSAAQTKKAFLFGTIENRIKLVPGNSAGIVTAYYLSSTGSQHDEIDFEFLGNISGQPYIVHTNIYTQGNGSREQQFYLWFDPTADFHNYTIHWNPTEVVWYVDSIPIRVFRNYENEGIAYPNKQGMRVYTSLWNADDWATRGGLDKANWSGAPFVARMNHFRPRACPWNGAVSISQCASNVPANWWTSPTYKQLSYAKLGQMNWVRSNYMIYDYCKDIKRFNGQMPPECFKAQF; encoded by the exons ATGTGTGTTAACATGGCAAATTCTGACAAAATGTTGGTAGCATTGTTCTTATTTGCCATTGCATCCTCCACAATCTTTGTGAATGCCGACTTTTCGAAAAGCATGTACATCACCTGGGGTGCTCAACACGCAATAATGCAGGGTGACGATCTCCAGCTTGTGTTGGATCAAACCTCAG GATCCGCAGCTCAAACAAAGAAAGCATTCTTATTTGGAACCATTGAAAACCGAATCAAGTTGGTGCCTGGCAACTCTGCAGGAATTGTTACAGCCTATTAT CTATCATCTACAGGAAGCCAGCATGATGAGATAGATTTTGAGTTCTTAGGCAACATTTCAGGACAACCATACATTGTCCACACAAACATTTACACACAAGGAAATGGAAGCAGGGAGCAACAATTTTACCTCTGGTTTGACCCAACTGCTGATTTCCACAATTACACCATTCACTGGAATCCCACTGAAGTTGT GTGGTATGTTGATAGCATTCCAATCAGGGTGTTCCGCAACTACGAAAATGAGGGAATTGCTTACCCAAACAAGCAAGGAATGAGGGTTTATACGAGTCTATGGAACGCGGATGACTGGGCCACTCGAGGTGGGCTTGATAAGGCCAACTGGAGTGGCGCGCCATTCGTAGCCAGAATGAATCATTTCAGACCAAGGGCTTGTCCTTGGAATGGAGCAGTGAGCATTAGCCAGTGTGCCTCCAATGTCCCTGCAAATTGGTGGACTTCTCCCACTTACAAGCAACTGAGTTATGCAAAGTTGGGGCAGATGAATTGGGTCAGGAGCAATTACATGATCTATGATTACTGCAAGGATATCAAAAGATTCAATGGACAGATGCCTCCAGAATGTTTCAAGGCACAATTCTGA
- the LOC130739000 gene encoding casein kinase 1-like protein 3, with the protein MERIIGTKYKMGRKIGSGSFGQIYLATHIDTFESVAIKIEKKDTKHAQLLYEAKLYNILQGGSGIPSIKWCGVEGEDNVLVMDLLGPSLEDLFVYCGRKFSLKTVLMLADQMITRIEYVHSKGFLHRDIKPDNFLMGLGRKANQVYVIDFGLAKRYRDSRTNCHIPYRENKSLTGTARYASCNTHLGIEQSRRDDLVSLGYVLLYFLRGSLPWQNLKAATKKQKYDQICQKKLATPIEVLCKSYPVEFASYFHYCHSLTFDQRPDYAFLNRLFRELFSREGYEFDYAFDWSILKYQQAQQNRVQPRVTPVPRASNNRAVPMNVGNYQGDVSAERIESGNATGSGVKTQFKSQVGKTLGSENHLDKNIFSGANIPSTSYSLAGTSKRNSLKPALSSEAVNPGPGQGSSKMGPSSSWISSLHRRSSAK; encoded by the exons ATGGAACGCATCATCGGCACCAAGTACAAGATGGGTCGCAAGATTGGAAGTGGATCCTTCGGTCAAATCTACCTCG CTACTCATATTGATACCTTCGAGAGCGTAGCTATCAAGATC GAGAAGAAAGACACAAAACATGCACAGTTGCTTTATGAGGCCAAGCTATACAATATTCTCCAAGGAGGAA GTGGCATCCCAAGTATAAAGTGGTGTGGTGTAGAGGGAGAGGACAACGTGCTTGTTATGGATTTGCTGGGGCCTAGTCTTGAGGATCTTTTTGTGTACTGTGGAAGAAAGTTTTCTCTCAAAACTGTATTGATGTTGGCTGATCAAATG ATAACCAGAATAGAATATGTGCATTCTAAAGGATTCCTACATAGGGACATAAAACCTGATAACTTCCTCATGGGACTTGGTCGGAAGGCAAACCAG GTTTATGTAATTGATTTTGGGCTTGCAAAACGATATCGGGACTCCAGAACCAATTGCCACATCCCTTACAG GGAGAACAAAAGCTTAACAGGGACTGCACGTTATGCAAGTTGCAATACTCATCTTGGAATTG AGCAAAGCCGACGGGATGATTTGGTATCACTAGGATATGTGCTTCTGTATTTCCTCAGAGGAAG CCTTCCTTGGCAAAACCTAAAGGCCGCAACAAAGAAGCAAAAGTATGATCAAATATGTCAGAAGAAACTAGCAACTCCTATTGAG GTATTGTGCAAATCTTATCCTGTAGAGTTTGCTTCATACTTCCACTACTGTCACTCTCTGACCTTTGATCAGCGACCTGATTATGCATTCTTAAATCGCTTATTTCGGGAGTTATTTTCTCGGGAAG GTTATGAATTTGATTATGCATTTGATTGGTCTATTTTAAAGTATCAGCAGGCACAACAGAATAGAGTCCAGCCTCGTGTAACT CCGGTTCCTAGAGCAAGCAACAATCGTGCAGTGCCCATGAATGTTGGCAACTATCAAG GGGATGTCTCAGCAGAGCGCATTGAATCAGGCAATGCTACTGGGTCTGGTGTTAAAACTCAATTTAAATCACAAGTCGGTAAAACTTTGGGTTCTGAAAATCATCTTGACAAGAAT attttcAGTGGAGCAAATATCCCCTCTACCTCGTACTCTCTTGCTGGTACCTCAAAAAGGAACTCCTTGAAGCCTGCCCTGTCGTCTGAAGCTGTGAACCCTGGACCTGGGCAAGGCAGTAGTAAAATGGGCCCTTCAAGTAGCTGGATTTCATCTCTGCATCGCAGATCTTCTGCCAAATGA